In Alkaliphilus flagellatus, one DNA window encodes the following:
- a CDS encoding iron-containing alcohol dehydrogenase has protein sequence MLLKWFRVPKDIVFGEGALEYLSTLKGRKATLVTGGSSMKRFGFLDEAKKQLEKAGMEVSVVDGVEPNPSIETVIRGGQEMAAFNPDWIIAIGGGSALDAAKIMWIYYEYPETKFEDLVNGKFPKLRTKAKFIAIPSTSGTASEITAFSVITDTQNHIKYPLVSYEITPDIALLDPNLPAKMPPHITAHTGMDVMAHALEAYVSTNASSYTDPLALEAIKLVFKQLPTAYTDGNNIQAREDMHNASCIAGMAFTNSSLGIIHSLAHKIGGEFGITHGLANAILMPYIVEYNQKSTDKFTKIENSLGIKNIVEELKALNLKVGIPLTLKEVTEVEITEEKFLEVLDRMSENAFNDPCTLTNPRQSSPEDVKEIYKAAFYGTTAKNI, from the coding sequence ATGTTATTAAAATGGTTTAGAGTACCAAAGGATATTGTGTTTGGAGAGGGAGCATTAGAATATTTATCTACTTTAAAGGGAAGGAAAGCAACTCTTGTGACGGGTGGAAGTTCTATGAAAAGGTTTGGATTTTTAGATGAGGCTAAAAAACAATTAGAAAAAGCAGGAATGGAAGTCTCTGTCGTGGATGGTGTTGAACCGAATCCATCTATAGAAACAGTCATTCGTGGTGGTCAAGAGATGGCAGCATTTAACCCAGATTGGATCATTGCCATCGGCGGAGGTTCAGCCTTAGATGCAGCCAAAATCATGTGGATTTATTACGAATATCCAGAAACCAAATTTGAAGATTTAGTAAATGGAAAATTCCCTAAACTAAGAACAAAAGCAAAATTTATCGCTATTCCTTCTACTAGTGGTACAGCTTCAGAGATCACTGCATTTTCTGTAATAACAGATACGCAAAATCATATTAAATATCCACTGGTTTCTTACGAAATCACCCCAGATATTGCTTTATTAGATCCAAACTTACCAGCAAAAATGCCTCCTCACATTACAGCTCATACTGGAATGGACGTAATGGCACATGCTTTAGAAGCATATGTATCAACTAACGCTTCAAGCTATACTGACCCATTAGCATTAGAGGCCATCAAGCTGGTTTTCAAACAGCTTCCAACCGCTTATACCGATGGAAACAATATCCAAGCAAGAGAAGATATGCATAATGCTTCTTGTATTGCAGGAATGGCATTTACCAATTCTTCCTTGGGGATTATACACAGCTTAGCTCATAAGATCGGTGGAGAATTTGGAATCACTCATGGTCTAGCCAACGCAATATTAATGCCTTATATTGTGGAGTACAATCAAAAATCCACAGATAAATTTACTAAAATTGAAAATAGCCTTGGAATAAAAAATATCGTAGAAGAGTTGAAGGCTCTTAACTTGAAAGTAGGTATTCCATTAACTTTAAAAGAAGTGACAGAAGTTGAAATCACTGAAGAAAAATTCTTAGAGGTATTAGATAGAATGAGTGAAAATGCCTTTAATGATCCATGTACATTAACCAACCCAAGACAATCCTCTCCAGAAGATGTAAAAGAAATCTATAAAGCAGCATTTTATGGCACAACAGCTAAAAATATTTAA